The Oecophyllibacter saccharovorans sequence ACCCCGACACTGAGTCCGCAGACTGCTACACAACGGGGCGGCAGACCCAGAAGTTCGGCCACTTTTTCAGGCTCATTGCGCAGACCACCGATGAACACAGTTCCCAGTCCCATGGATTCAAAAGCGAGCGCACTGTTCTGGGCGGCCAGGGCCGTATCGAAACTGGCCATGAGAAAAGCCTCATGATGATCCAGCCCCGCACTGCCAAGCCCTTCGCGTTCAGCCATGCGCTCCAGCCGCGAAAGATCGACTATCCAGGCCAGAAACAGCGGCGCCTGCGCCACATAAGGCTGATGGCCGGACAGTTCAGCCAGCTCCTGGCGCCTGGCGGGGTCCTCTACCGCAACGACCGACCAGGTCTGAAGGTTGCTGGACGTAGGAGCGCTTGAAGCAGCGGCAATACCCAGCTCCAGCGCTCCTGCCGGCAGGGGGATGTCAGCATAGTGGCGCACGCTGTGATGGCGCAGGGCCGTCAGCAGAACATCGTTTACCGGCAGCGCGCCTTCCTGCAGCAGCGTCGCCAGCTCTGCGGGTAGCGCCGTCCGATAGCGCTGGTACCAGAGGTCTGCCAGGGCGGCCGCAGAGGGGGAAGAAGACGAGGGCATGAAAATCCTTCTGACTGAAACTTCGTCCGGAAAAAACTGCTTCAGAAAACTGCTTCAATAGGTCATCAGACTGGCAACGGGGATGTCCACCTTCTCACGCCCGCCCAGCTCGGAAAGCTCGATCATGACAGCGGCGCCGACCACTTCAGCCCCCACCTTACGCAGAAGTGCGACGGAGGCTGCCAAGGTGCCACCGGTAGCAAGCAGGTCGTCCAGGATCACCACTCGCTCTCCGGGCCTGACAGCATCAGCCTGCACCTGCAGGGTGTCCGTGCCATATTCCAGGCCGTAGGCGAGCGACACGGTCTCTCCCGGCAGCTTGCCTGGCTTGCGCAGCATGGTGAAACCGCAGCCAAGGCGCTGGGCGACCGGTGCAGCACTCAGGAAGCCACGGCTTTCGATCCCGGCCAGGCTGTCTGGCCTGAAACGCAGCACTTCCTGAGCCAACCGCGCCGTGGCGATCTGCCACGCCTCCGGGTTTCTCAACAAGGTGGAGATATCATAAAAAAGTATGCCCGGTTTCGGGAAGTCAGGCACTTCACGGATAAAGGCCTTGAGATCCAGCGGCTGGGGCGCTTGCCAGGGCGTGCCCTGCCGCTTTGAAAGAGCGGCACCCGGGACTTCCCGCTCTGTATTTTCCTGACCTGACCCGCTCTGATCCGGCTGGAGAGTTACAGAAGCTTCGAGATCGGAGGGGGACATGGCAGATCCTTTCGGACAGGGAAACAGGCAGATCAGCCGGGAAACGGTTCAGCTGCCTGGAACGACTTTCCTTCTCTAGGGGAGAGGGTGGAAGGGCTCAACCCGTTCACTTGCCCCATTCCCTTCAATACCGCCCAGAAAAGGCAGGGCGGGACAGGCACGCGCCACAGTCTCGAGCAATTGGCTACGTCGAAAGGGTTTGGGCAGAAAAGTCGTATCTGATGGCACATGGGCCAGCTGATCGCCCGACATCAGCACCAGCCCTGCCTGCTGGCCCTGTTCGGCCAGCAGCTCACGGGCCCGGCACACAAGGGTCAGCCCGCCTGGCGCTGAACTGTGCTCTGCAGGGCAGCCGGTCAGAGAAAGCGGCAGATTGAGATCAACCAGCAGCACCAGCCGCAATCCGGCCTTCTGACCTGCCAGAGCGCTCCCTGTCTCCAGAGGTCCGCGCAGCCTAAGGTCAGATGGGCCTTCCCCCAGCGTGTGCAGTTCCGCAAGACCTTCTTCCACGCATGTGAAGCTCCTGACCGTCCAGCCAGCGCGCTCCAGCATGGTTTCAAGCAAGGCACACAGAATTTGATCATCCTCTCCCACCAGGCACAGGCCTGGCTGCACTTCTCCACGATCGCAGCTCATGGAGTTCTGCTTCCCTCGGTTCCTGCTTCGCGCGGGGCTTTCCAGGCGCAGTAGCACATGGCCAGGGTAGCGAGAAAAAACAGGGCCGCCATGGGCAGCGCAGTGCCCACTGGCAGGACTGCACAAAGCGCACTGGCCAGGGCGCCTGTCAGGTATTGCCCGGTCCCCGCCAGGGCCGCTGCCGTACCGGCATTGCGGCCCTGATGATAAAGCGCCGCTGCCGCCGCATTGGGACCGATCCCGCCGCCAGGTGCGAGAACAGCCAGCATGGCGGCGATCAGGAGAGCAGCCCAGTCATGACCCAGCTGGCCACCATTATGGACGACCCAGGCAGCAGCCAGGGCGAGGCACAGCAGCGCCACCGCGCCGCCCAGGCTCAGCAGAAGACAGAAACGCAGGAGCTTCTGGCTGCTGATGCGCTCCACCAGCACGGCATTGATCTGTGAGACACCGATCATGCAGATCGCACAACCGCCAAACAGCAGCCCGTACTGCATCGGCGTGAAGTGAAAGACCTGCTCGAACAGATAGGGCGCAGCACTCAGATAAGTGAAAACCACAAATCCCTGCAGGATCCAGACCATCCCGGAATAGAAAAACGTGGGGTCGTTGAAAATGCGCCAGTAACGCTCCAACACGCGCTTCAGCTGGACAGGCTGGCGATGGTCAGCGTCCAGCGTTTCGGGCAGCAGCAGAAAGACCAGCACCATGCAGAGAAGCCCGTAGACAGCCATGAGCCAGAAGATATCGCGCCAGCTGATCCAGGCCAGCGCAAAGCCACCCAAAGCCGGCGCCGCGATCGGCACCACCCCCTGCACGGCGATCAGGCGCGACATCAGCCGGGCCGAAGCATTGCCGCTCGTCGTGTCGCGCACGATGGCGTTGGGCACGACCAGGCTGGCCGCCCCCATGAAAGCCGCCAGTGCCCGGAAGGCACACAACACCCCCATGCCCTGGGCCAGGGCACACCCCACCGAAGCCAGAGCGTAGCCCAGTGTGCCGATGAGCAGCGGGGTTCTGCGCCCGAAGCGGTCTGCCAGCGGCCCGACACAGACCTGCCCCAGCGCCAGTCCGATCACCCATGCCGTCATGGTCAGGCTGCCGCTGCCAGCGGGGCTATGCAGCTGCGCCTCCATCATCGGCAGGGCGGGCAGGTAGACATCCGTCGATACAGGCCCGACAGCCGTCAGCGTGCCAAGCAGCAGCGGAAACCAGTGAGGCGGCTTTCTCGTCCCCTTTTCCGGTCCCGGACCACCAGAATCAGAAGAACCGGAAACAGATAAGGAAGAAAGAGTGTCCTCAGGCGGCAGGCGTTCGGCCATGCTGCACTCCTTTGACCTGCAGAGAAACATCATCCTGGCTGCCCGGCTGCGCTCGCAGAACATTGCGCCCACATACCACCCCCAGCACGCCCGAAACCAGCAGCAGCCCGGCTGCCAGTCCGCCCTGCGCAAGCCGGTCCAGACGGAGGCCATTGCCAGCCAGGACAAAAACCACGTTCTGCGGCAGACCACCAAGCAGAGTCGCAAAGAGGAAGGGCAGAAAACGCGTCCCGATGCGCCCACAGAAAACTGAAATCAGCAGAGCGGAGCCGACAGGCAGAAAACGCAAGGCCAATACCGTACGGAAAGGCGCCAGTGTCAGAGTCTGGCGCAGGGTGCTGAAGAAACCGACCTGATTATTAGGAAACTCAGCCTCTGCAGCGCGCTGGCCTGACAGCCACCCGGCGCCATAAGCCAATATTGCACCACCCGTTGAAGCGCCACAGGCAAGCAGAGTGCCCGACAGCAAGCCGAACATAGTCCCGGCCAGCAGGGCCAGCATCTGCCGCGGCAGACCACAGGCGCAATACAGCACACCGCCTGCCAGAAAAACGAGCCAGCTGCCATCATGACCGCGCCAGGCCTGCAGGCTGGCCAGCAGCCAGCGGCCGGCGGAAAGCCGGGCAGCCAGCAACGGCAGCAGGATCAGCACCAGCGCCCAGAGTGCCAGACGACCTCCCGGCCCACGAAGCCAGGCTGCAAGGCCCAAAAGCCGCTTGGAAGAATCTGCAGGCATTTTTCCAGACGTTCTCAGAACAGACTCTTCAGCTAATGGCTGGCTCAGAGCAGGCCCCGGGCACGGATAAGCGCGAAAGCGGCCAGGGTCACCATGCACGTGATTTCTCCTTCAGCGATCATGCGCTCGAACTGTTCCAGGGTCACGTCATGCGCCGTCATGTCAGCTTCGCTCGATTCACGCGCGGTGTCGCCGCGCTCGAGATCACGGGCCAGATACACATAGCCCTTCTGGGTCGAGTAACCCGCCCCCTGATAGAGCATCCCCGCTGCGATGAGACGGCCGGCAAGCAACCCCGTTTCCTCGCGCAATTCCCCCAGGGCCAGCTCAGCGGGGTCCACATCAGAGCGTTCCTCCCACATGCCCATGGGGAATTCCCACAGACGTTTTGCAACCGGGTAACGGAACTGCCGCACCAGGGTGATACGGCCATCACGATGCTGGGGCATGATCACTGAAAAAGTGCCCCGCTCGACCGTGCCATACAGCCCTTTTCTGCCATCGGGGCGCAGGAAGACGTCTTCACGCACGGCCGTCCAGGGATTGCGGTAGACCTGGCGCGTGCCAAGCAGCCGGTAGCCCGCAGCCGCCTGAGCCGCCCTGATCTCCGGCGCATCGGCATCCCCCGGAGTTTCGGCAGGAAGGGAAAACAGGACCTGGTCGCTGTCGTCCCCCTCACCCGAAGCGGGGGTACTGTCTGCGTCACTGCCGGCAGGAATATTCTGAGCCATGAGAATCCAGTCTGGGTCCTGACCGTGATGTCGGGGGATCAAAGCATGAAACGGTCATCAAGCTACGTAAAACACCTTAATTGGGAGAAAAGACGTTCCCGACTTCCCCCTGCGCCTGCAGGCGTGCCAGGCAGCCTCCCGCAACAGGTGACGACAAAATGTGAACTTATTAAAAAATTTTCCACAAAACTATCGCTCGAGATCAATATCCCCTCTTCTCATGCCTTCCTGAAGCCCGAAATCCGTCTTCCCAGTCTTTGCAGGTCTCCAGGCCACGCGCTGGCAGAGGCAGGCTTCTGCAGATAGTTTCATGCCGCTCACCCCTTTTCGCCTAGGGGCAGAAGAATCTGAAAATGACTGGAACATTCCCGGAAAGATACGCAGGGAGCGGGAAGCTGGCAGAACGTCACACACCATCACCAGGTCGTGACGGAAGCGCAATCTACCCTTATGGTAAAGCGCTTGATGCAACGAGCCGGCTGCCTGCGCCGTCCGGTTCCGTTTCCAGCTGACCGATACCGGATCTCTTGCCGGTCTCCCGGTCGGGCCAAGCGCGGGAACGGGAACGGTCCGGCAGGGTGGACGGACTATCATAATCCGTAATCGGGCTATAATCGGGCAGACGGGGTGCCTCTCCCACGCCCTGTTTTCACCCTCCGCCTAGACCCCTCCAGGGAGATGCGTGTGCCAGAAGAGTCGATCGTCGGAACCGCCGCCGACCCCAAACTACCGACCAACCCCACCCTGCGGGTCCTTCCGGTCGTTCTGTTCAACCTGCTGATCTATTTCGTCATCGGGCTGCCAAACGCCGTGATGAGCGGCATGTTCGTGGTCAATACGCTCGGCTTTGATACAGGGGTGGCCGGGACAACCATCACCCTTCAATATCTCGGCACTTTTGCCACCCGTCTGGTGGCAGGCCAGCTTGTGGATAAATACGGCCCCAAGAAGATCCTGACCTGGGGGCTGATCGCCTGCGTCATTTCCGGGCTGCTGGTCTGTCTTGCAGCCATCATCCCGACCATCTTCGGCACTGACGGCAAGCTGACGCACGGCACGTGGCGCTACGTCGCCCTTGGCATCGCTCTGCTGAGCCGGCTGTTCATCGGCTGGGCCGAAAGCTGGACCGCCACTTCCGTCACCACCTGGAACATGCGCCGCGTCGGGCTGGCTCATACCTCTGTTGCCATCTCCTGGAACGGCGTCACCTCTTACGGGGGCATCGCCCTGGGCGTGACAGTCGGTGAGTTCCTGGGAGCGAAAGTCATGCCGCAGTGCAGTCTTCTGCCTGTCGGCATGCTGGCGGTCGCCATCGGGGTGGGCGCGCTGATCCTGCTGAGCTTCTATGTGGGCGTCAAACCCCTGGACCGCAAAGGCGCGCCGATGTCCTTCCTCACGGCTGTGCGCAAGGTGCTGCCCTATGGCTCCGGGCTGGCAGCCGGCTCCTTCGGCTTCGGCACGGTCAACGGGTTCCTGTCGCTGTATTATGAGTCCAACCACTGGTACGACATCGGCCTGACCTTCATAATCTTCGCGGCTGTCTTCATCGGGGTGCGGATCCTGTTCTCCAACCAGATCGACATCCGTGGCGGCATGCCTGTGGCAGCCGTGTCACTGCTGACTGAAACCATCGCCATGGGTCTCTTCAGCTTCGGTCATTCCGAAGTCAGCGCCATGGTGGCAACCGGCCTTACCGCTGCCGGCTTCTCTCTGCTCTTCCCGGCCCTTGGCACAGAAGCGGTCAAGACAGATGGACCGGAATACAGCGGCATCCTTCTGGCGGCCTATTCCATCTTTACCGATCTCACCATCTTCCTTGTGGGACCGTGCATGGGCTACATCAAGGACCATTCCAGCTGGTCCGTGATGTTCGCCGTCGTCGGCGTTCTCTGCTTCAGCGGCATTTTCCTCAGCTACGGGCTGAAGGCGCTGAGCAACAAACAGATCCGCCAGGGCTGAATTCCCGACCAGACTCTTTCCTTACGCCCGCTTCTGGCGTAGCCCGACTGCGAAGTCCGGCCACAGGAAAGAATCCCTGAAGCACAAGGACCTTGCCTCGTTGACCGAAAACGCTGTTTCTCCCACCCCACCAATGACTGCCGGGCGCCAGGCGCCGGAAACCGTTTCCAGCTGCGCTGTCTTCTGCGGCTCACGGCCCGGACGGCTGCCAGCTTATACTGAAGCGGCCCGGGCTGTCGGCACGGCCCTGGCTGAAGCGGGCATCACGCTGATCTATGGCGGCGGCAATTGCGGATTGATGGGCCAGGTGGCCGACGCGGTGCTGGCAGCGGGGGGAACGGTCAAGGGCATCATCCCGCATTTTCTGCACAGCCGCGAGGGGATGCATGCAGGGGTGACGGACCTTGAAGTGACAGCTGACATGCCTTCACGCAAGGAGCGTCTGTTCACGCTGCCACAGGCTTACGTCATCCTGCCCGGTGGTATCGGTACATTGGATGAGTTTGCCGAAGTTCTCGTCAATCACCAGCTTGACCAGGGGCGCAAGCCCATCTGTGTGGTCAATGCTGCAGGCTGGGCCGATCCGCTGCTGGCCTGCCTTGAAGCGATGGTGGAACAGGGCTTTGCCGAACCCGCACTTATGGAATATTTCGGCGTTGTGGCGGATGCAGAAGCGATGATCCGTTACCTGAAACGGCCTCTGCCTTCAGCAGTCTGACGGGCCTTCAGCGAGGCCGAGCCCCAGGTTCAGGCTTCAGCGCGGACGCGACGGATGACGGCGCCACAGGCAGCGAGCTTGCGGTCCACGCCTTCATAACCGCGGTCCAGATGGTAGATCCGGCTCAGAACCGTTTCCCCTTCCGCCCGCAGTCCAGCCAGAATCAGCGAGAAGGACGCCCGCAGATCGGTCGCCATGACCCGCGCGCCTGAAAGCCCGCGCACACCACGGATAATCGCCGAGCGGCCATGGATGTTGACGTTGGCGCCCATGCGGTTCAGCTCCGGCACATGCATAAAACGGTTTTCAAAAATTGTTTCCGTGATCATTGAAGCGCCATCTGCCACAGCAAGCATGGCCATGAACTGGGCCTGCATATCCGTGGGGAAGCCCGGATAGGGCTCTGTCATCAGGTCAATGCCGCGCAGCTGGCCACGCGCGCGCACGCGCAGGCCACGCTGATCGAGCTGAACCTCCGCACCTGCGGCCTCCAGAGCCGTGATCACCGCTTCCTGATCCTCTTCCCGCCCACCGACCAGCAGCAGGTCACCCCCCGTGATCACAGCGGCACAGGCATAGGTTCCGCATTCGATCCGGTCGGGCATCACGGCATATTCAGCTCCGTGCAGCGCGGGCACGCCTTCAATGACCAGTGTCCCCGTGCCCTCACCGCTGATGCGTGCGCCCATGGCACGCAGGCAGCCGGCCAGATCCGCGATCTCGGGTTCGCGGGCCGCATTGACGATCTCTGTCGTTCCCTTGGCCAGCGTGGCAGCCATGAGCAGGTTTTCCGTCGCACCGACACTGGCGAAAGGCAGAACGATGCGCGCGCCCTTCAGCCCGCCGGGCGCAGAAGCATTGATGTAGCCGTTCTCCAGAACGATTTCCGCCCCCATGGCCTCAAACCCCTTGAGGTGCAGGTCAACCGGGCGGGTGCCGATGGCGCACCCACCAGGCAGCGAAACCTTGGCTTCCCCGACCCGGGCTAACAGAGGCCCCAGCACAAGGATGGAAGCGCGCATTTTCGAGACGATGTCATAGGGCGCTTCCACCGACGTGATCTGCCCCGACAGGCTGAGAGTATGGGGATCAACCTGCACAACCTCCATACCCAGTCCGGTCAGCAGGCGCTTCATGGTACGGATATCGGCAATATCAGGCACATTGGAGAGCACCAGTGGACCGGGAGAAAGCAAAGCCGCCACCATCAGCTTGAGGCCGGAATTCTTGGCACCCCCGATGGGGATTTCCCCGTTCAGACGCGCGCCGCCCTCAATGATGAACTGGTCCATTCTCCCTCGACTCCTGTCTCAATCTCTGTGCTGACTCTGGCCTGTTGTTTTTGTCTTGTCGTGTGCCTTGCGAGTGCCCTTGAACGCTGCGTTACCCGGTCCTCTGGTGCTTTCCAATATACCGGCTTCCCCTCGGTCAGCACCCGGAAAAGCGGAACGGATAAGAAGTGTTTAAGGCGCTTTTATGTATTGATCCTGTATGTATCGGTCCTGCATTGGCGGTCGGCTCTATCAGGACCCGGTTTGCAGCCTGGGTTTCACAGCCTTGGGGGCGTCACGCCTGTCTGGTGCATGTATTTCCCCGCCCGGTCGGCGTAGCTTACTTCACACGGGCTGGCCCCCTTGAAGAACAGAAACTGGCAGATGCCCTCATTAGCATAGATCCTGGCGGGCAACGGGGTCGTGTTGCTGATCTCGATCGTCACCTGCCCCTCCCATTCCGGCTCGAGCGGCGTAACATTCACGATGATACCGCAACGCGCGTAAGTGGACTTGCCCAGGCACAGTACCAGCACATCACGGGGGATGCGGAAGGTCTCGACCGTATGGGCCAGGGCGAAGCTGTTAGGCGGAATGGTGATATCGCCTTTGCGGGTCACGAAACTGTCAGGCGTGAAATGCTTGGGATCAACGATGGCGCTGTCCACATCCGTGAAGATCCGGAATTCATCAGCCACGCGTGCATCATAGCCATAAGAGGAGAGGCCGTAGGAGATCACGCCCTCACGCTTCTGCGCTTCAACGAATGGCGTGATCATGCCGTGTTGCAGAGCCATTTCCCGGATCCAGCTGTCGGGCATGATGGACATGGCATCGTCTCCTCTCGGTTGCTGGTATGTGTTTGCATTTCTGGCTTCTGAAAGCCCCGCTCTGCCCTTGCGCTGGCCGCCCACTCCCGTGAGAGAAGAACCCTTTCGCTCTAGACTGCCCCGCTTCTGAGCGCAACGCTCCTGGCAGACAAGTGCAAAATGAGCCGGTGGTCAGAATCTTTCCGTGCCTCTGCGCCCCTCAGCTTTATTTCTCCGAATTTTCAGCTGGCTCAGGAACGGTTTCGGAGCCACTTTTACCTGAACCGGTTTCCGTTTCGACAGGGGCTGATCCACCGGAGGCAGGTCGGGGCGTGGGCGCGTTGGCAGCGGCCTGCGGTGCAGAGGCAGAACCGCGGGAAAACCAGGCGGCCCTGCGGCGCGGTCGGTCCCAGACTGTCGGGGAAAGGGCGGCGGCCGGATGGGTGATAGGCAGGCGGCTGAACATGTCATCGCGAAAAAGCAGCTCCGACATGGAAGGCCGGCGCCGGCGGGGCTTGCGGAGCGGGCGCTGTACTGCAGCCCCACGCAGGGTGCGGCGGAAATGCGGCCAGCGCGGGCGAAGCTCGCTGCAGACCACACCCCCCACAATGCAGCCAGCTCCCATAACGGTCGTGGGGCCGAGTGGCTCACCCATCAGGTGACCGATCAGCCCCCCCCAGATCGGCTCAGTGGAGTAGATCATCGTAGCTTTGGTGGCCGGAACCGATTTCTGTGCCCAGTTCATCACCAGTTGGACGCAAGCGCTCAGCAGCCCCATGGCCACTGCACACCAGACCCAGGGCGCATGAAAGGAGGGCAGGTGTTCACCGGTTACAATCATGCAGGCAAAAGCCAGCAATCCACCGAAAACCAGCTGGACGATCGTGATGCGCTTGCTGTTGGCCCCGACAGCAAACATGCTGATGAACAGGATCTCGAACGCGAAAGCAACGGTGCCGACAAGGGTGTAGATATCGCCTGTGCTGAAATGCAGTCCGTCTTTCTGGGGCCCGGCCAGCAGCACCAGGCCGGTAAAGGCCAGGAGAATACCGACCCAGCTCATCAGGCTGGGCGGCTTGCGCTGCACCAGCCACTGCAGAAGTGGTACCAGCGGCACGTAAAGAGCGGTCAGGAAGGCTGAGCGGCTGCTGGGAATGGTCTCAAGCCCGGCACTCTGGAGCATATAGCCGACTGAAAGCGCTGTGCCGATCAGACTGCCATTGACGATCTCGCGCCGTGTCATGCCGAGAAGGCAGCTGGGACCTGTCATCAGCATGACAAAGAAAGCGGCGATGAGAAAGCGCACGCCCACAAAGAAACAGGGGCCGCTGGATTCCATCGCCAGATGCAGCACGTAATACGTTCCGCCCCAGAAGACGGTAACAATGGCCAGCGAGATTTCAGGCAGCGTCGGCAGGTAACGCGCCAGACCTTCTTTCTGGTGCGACGACGGATGTGCCGGGGGCTCAGCTACCAAGGGGCTCGAGACAGAGACCGCCGGCGCCCCGGCAGACGGCCCGTCACCCTTCTGCTCTTGGGGAGAAGCGGGGCTGGTCATGAGGTCGCTTCCGTTTCAGGAGCCCGGCACGCTACAGCCTTTGTCGCCGGGCTGGCGGCCGATTCGCCGCGGACCTGCTGAAGCTGGGAACCCTGCCGGGCCATGTCGCGCTGCTGACGTTTGCGCCGCGCCAGATTGGCACGCAGAGCCCGGGCCTCACGTTCCAGGCGTGCCTGGCGGTCGCGTTCCGCCTTTGCAGTCAGGCGCGACTGGCTGGAACCGGCGCTGACCGGAGAGCTAATCGGGGTGCGGTTTTGCGCGTGTTCAGAAGTCCCTTGTCCGGTCAGAACCTGACTGGACGCAGCGTGCGGCGAGCCCTTGTTCTCCATCGGTATCCTCAATTCTCCTGCGCCCGATTCCGGACTGTTCGGAACCGAGTCGCCAACCTGTCCCGGTCCGTGTTGTGGCCCAGGACTTCATCATAAACCTCCAGCGTCATCGCCTGCATTCTCTGCATCGCGTAAAGCGTTACAGCCCGCTGCCGCGCCGCGCAGGCTGCCTCGTGCACCTCCCGGGTGAACGGTCGCGCAATCAACCCTGCAAGCGCCGAGGCAAGAGCCCTTACATGACCTGGCGGCAGGAGGATACCGGTTTTTCCCTCCAGCACCGTTTCTGCCTGTCCCCCATGCAGAGAAGCCACAACCGTGCACCCCATCATCTGCGCTTCCACCGCCACCCGCCCGAACGGTTCAGGGCGCAATGAAGGCGCCAGAACGATGTCCGTCAGCGCATAGGCGGCCGGCATGTCCGAGCAGGCGCCGACGAGCTGCACGCGACCGGCAAGGCCCAGCGCATTGATGCGCGCCTGCAGCTGGCGACCATAAGCCGTTTGCACGCCAGGCCCCACCAGCAGGCAGCGCCATGGAGCGCCTGGTGTTTCGCAAGTCCATTGCCTTGCCATCCGCCCAAGGGCTTCCACCGCCAGGGCCTGGCCTTTCCAGCCTGTCAGACGCGCAGGCAGCAGCAACACGATTTCGCCTTCCCGCAGTCCCCAGCGCTGCCTCAGCCGCACCATTCTCGCAACGGCACTGGCTTTCTTCGCACTCTCCGCCGGCGCAAGAGGACTTTCCTCCTTACCGAAACCCCGCACACCAAAAACAGCCGGATCAAAGCGCTCAGGGTCGCTGCCACGGGCAATGACGCGCAGGCGCTCGGAGGGCACATGATACTCCTGGACCAGGCGGCGGCCGATCTCTCCTGACACCGCAATCACCCGTTCTCCCCGGACCAGTCCGGAATTGTAGAAACGCTTGATGAATGTCCGCGCGCCGTGCACGCCGTGCCAAGTTGTGACCAGCGGCACCCCTTCCAAGCAGCAGGCAGCCCAGGCAATCCAGGCAGGCCAGCGGGAACGGGCATGGACAAGCTGAACCCCTTCCCGGCGCAACAGCTGACGCAGGGCCTGCACCTGACGACAGATTTTCAGGGGCGAAAAGCTCTTCCGGAAGTCCAGGGCAATGTGTTCAGCCCCACAGGCGCGCAACGGGGGCAGCAGTGGGCCTCCGTCCGAAGCCACCAGGGCCCTGGCCCCCGCCTGGCGCAGGGCACGGGCGATCTCCAGGGTACCCTGCTCCACCCCGCCATGCCCCAGGGCTGGCAGCACCTGCAGAATGACAGGAGGTTCCGGCACAAGCGGCTCTCTTTCCTGGGCCTTCAGGCGGGCTGACCCGGGAAGAGCCTCACCCATTTGCCGGAATGGTCACGATAGCCCCGGTACCATGACTGGTGGCCGCCAGGGCCTGCAGCACCTGCATCATGGTGAAGGCTTCCTTGCTCTGGAAGTCATCATCACTGATCCAGAACCACACATCTTCATATTC is a genomic window containing:
- a CDS encoding NADPH-dependent oxidoreductase; translated protein: MPSSSSPSAAALADLWYQRYRTALPAELATLLQEGALPVNDVLLTALRHHSVRHYADIPLPAGALELGIAAASSAPTSSNLQTWSVVAVEDPARRQELAELSGHQPYVAQAPLFLAWIVDLSRLERMAEREGLGSAGLDHHEAFLMASFDTALAAQNSALAFESMGLGTVFIGGLRNEPEKVAELLGLPPRCVAVCGLSVGVPAQMTAEERRPAIKPRLGQEVILHREHYSAQEEPAHIAAYDSRADTYQQEQGLPSRQWSSTAAGRMAEASGLGERAMMGAILKRLGFPLK
- a CDS encoding adenine phosphoribosyltransferase, with amino-acid sequence MSPSDLEASVTLQPDQSGSGQENTEREVPGAALSKRQGTPWQAPQPLDLKAFIREVPDFPKPGILFYDISTLLRNPEAWQIATARLAQEVLRFRPDSLAGIESRGFLSAAPVAQRLGCGFTMLRKPGKLPGETVSLAYGLEYGTDTLQVQADAVRPGERVVILDDLLATGGTLAASVALLRKVGAEVVGAAVMIELSELGGREKVDIPVASLMTY
- a CDS encoding response regulator; translated protein: MSCDRGEVQPGLCLVGEDDQILCALLETMLERAGWTVRSFTCVEEGLAELHTLGEGPSDLRLRGPLETGSALAGQKAGLRLVLLVDLNLPLSLTGCPAEHSSAPGGLTLVCRARELLAEQGQQAGLVLMSGDQLAHVPSDTTFLPKPFRRSQLLETVARACPALPFLGGIEGNGASERVEPFHPLP
- a CDS encoding multidrug effflux MFS transporter, coding for MAERLPPEDTLSSLSVSGSSDSGGPGPEKGTRKPPHWFPLLLGTLTAVGPVSTDVYLPALPMMEAQLHSPAGSGSLTMTAWVIGLALGQVCVGPLADRFGRRTPLLIGTLGYALASVGCALAQGMGVLCAFRALAAFMGAASLVVPNAIVRDTTSGNASARLMSRLIAVQGVVPIAAPALGGFALAWISWRDIFWLMAVYGLLCMVLVFLLLPETLDADHRQPVQLKRVLERYWRIFNDPTFFYSGMVWILQGFVVFTYLSAAPYLFEQVFHFTPMQYGLLFGGCAICMIGVSQINAVLVERISSQKLLRFCLLLSLGGAVALLCLALAAAWVVHNGGQLGHDWAALLIAAMLAVLAPGGGIGPNAAAAALYHQGRNAGTAAALAGTGQYLTGALASALCAVLPVGTALPMAALFFLATLAMCYCAWKAPREAGTEGSRTP
- a CDS encoding TVP38/TMEM64 family protein, whose amino-acid sequence is MPADSSKRLLGLAAWLRGPGGRLALWALVLILLPLLAARLSAGRWLLASLQAWRGHDGSWLVFLAGGVLYCACGLPRQMLALLAGTMFGLLSGTLLACGASTGGAILAYGAGWLSGQRAAEAEFPNNQVGFFSTLRQTLTLAPFRTVLALRFLPVGSALLISVFCGRIGTRFLPFLFATLLGGLPQNVVFVLAGNGLRLDRLAQGGLAAGLLLVSGVLGVVCGRNVLRAQPGSQDDVSLQVKGVQHGRTPAA
- a CDS encoding NUDIX domain-containing protein; translated protein: MAQNIPAGSDADSTPASGEGDDSDQVLFSLPAETPGDADAPEIRAAQAAAGYRLLGTRQVYRNPWTAVREDVFLRPDGRKGLYGTVERGTFSVIMPQHRDGRITLVRQFRYPVAKRLWEFPMGMWEERSDVDPAELALGELREETGLLAGRLIAAGMLYQGAGYSTQKGYVYLARDLERGDTARESSEADMTAHDVTLEQFERMIAEGEITCMVTLAAFALIRARGLL
- a CDS encoding MFS transporter gives rise to the protein MPEESIVGTAADPKLPTNPTLRVLPVVLFNLLIYFVIGLPNAVMSGMFVVNTLGFDTGVAGTTITLQYLGTFATRLVAGQLVDKYGPKKILTWGLIACVISGLLVCLAAIIPTIFGTDGKLTHGTWRYVALGIALLSRLFIGWAESWTATSVTTWNMRRVGLAHTSVAISWNGVTSYGGIALGVTVGEFLGAKVMPQCSLLPVGMLAVAIGVGALILLSFYVGVKPLDRKGAPMSFLTAVRKVLPYGSGLAAGSFGFGTVNGFLSLYYESNHWYDIGLTFIIFAAVFIGVRILFSNQIDIRGGMPVAAVSLLTETIAMGLFSFGHSEVSAMVATGLTAAGFSLLFPALGTEAVKTDGPEYSGILLAAYSIFTDLTIFLVGPCMGYIKDHSSWSVMFAVVGVLCFSGIFLSYGLKALSNKQIRQG
- a CDS encoding LOG family protein; its protein translation is MTAGRQAPETVSSCAVFCGSRPGRLPAYTEAARAVGTALAEAGITLIYGGGNCGLMGQVADAVLAAGGTVKGIIPHFLHSREGMHAGVTDLEVTADMPSRKERLFTLPQAYVILPGGIGTLDEFAEVLVNHQLDQGRKPICVVNAAGWADPLLACLEAMVEQGFAEPALMEYFGVVADAEAMIRYLKRPLPSAV
- the murA gene encoding UDP-N-acetylglucosamine 1-carboxyvinyltransferase; the protein is MDQFIIEGGARLNGEIPIGGAKNSGLKLMVAALLSPGPLVLSNVPDIADIRTMKRLLTGLGMEVVQVDPHTLSLSGQITSVEAPYDIVSKMRASILVLGPLLARVGEAKVSLPGGCAIGTRPVDLHLKGFEAMGAEIVLENGYINASAPGGLKGARIVLPFASVGATENLLMAATLAKGTTEIVNAAREPEIADLAGCLRAMGARISGEGTGTLVIEGVPALHGAEYAVMPDRIECGTYACAAVITGGDLLLVGGREEDQEAVITALEAAGAEVQLDQRGLRVRARGQLRGIDLMTEPYPGFPTDMQAQFMAMLAVADGASMITETIFENRFMHVPELNRMGANVNIHGRSAIIRGVRGLSGARVMATDLRASFSLILAGLRAEGETVLSRIYHLDRGYEGVDRKLAACGAVIRRVRAEA